gacggttcttaaataatggagggcggggccaactggtgaccccgccccctctgatgcacggggacttgacggggacttccctgtggcattccccgtgacgtcagaggggggtatACAGGAAATTTAAAGGTGCATGCCCCGTGAATGCGCATGCTTGGCCacttatcagccagcaatgcactgcgatgccgcagtaaattatgggccgtgacgtaccactcgaatttggcacgaaaggcccataacgtttgcaattcgaagAACAATCGAAcatgtgatgttcgagtcgaattcgaagctcatccctacccacatcTCCATGTAACCCCGcccctccagaattaccatggtgGCAAACCTACCATGGGGCTCAGGTCAGTGTAAGGGCGGCAGAGGCAAACCACCTCCCACGTGACCTGGCCTGTGGCAAACATACTAAGGTCTGGGACAGGACACGGCCGATGATTATTCATCGTGTCTGCCCACCTGGGCTGGGACCATATTGCGCATTCGCGGGGCATGGACCGCACCATGCATGTGCAAGGCAGCGGGCGCCATGACGCAATGGCATCACTTACCCAGAAACCACCCAGCCTGCAGTAGATATACTGTCTCATGAGATGGGAGGAGACAATGCTAATCCCACCCTTTCCCAAGGAGTGGAAGTGGAAGGGGACACAAAGCCAGACCGCACATCGGGGGACACCCCAAAACAAACAGCCACCAGATAGAACCTGGCTAGGACAGATGCTTGGGGATCCCTGAATTCCGAAGGCAGTGTGGACAGGAGGGATTGCAACTCCTGGAAAAGAAAACAGTAAAAGAACCctcggaagaaaaaaaaagaaaagaaatatttttatatataataaagaaatatatctatatatggatTCATTTATCTCCAGACATTCCAATAGACATAATAAATATTATAGTAGCAAAACCAACATGGCACATGATGCAAATGGTAATCCCTACACATAATAAATGAATCATACAAAAACAcaagaatatgtcaaaaaagaaaaaaaaaaaaacccttatgccgcgtacatacggtcagacttttcacctacaaaagtccgacagcccatccgacagactttcgacagactttcgacggactttctaacgaacggacttgcctacacacgatcacaccaaagtccaacggatttgtacctgatgacgtacaccagactaaaataaggaagttgatagccagtagccaatagctgccgtagcgtgggtttttgtccgtcggactagcatacagccgagcggatttctgggtccggcggagttacgacgtaaagatttgaagcaagttccaaatctaaagtacgtcagatttgcgactggaaaagtccgctgaaggtccgatgaagcccacgatctgattgtccgccggatttggtctgtcggcgtccgtcggacaagtccggtcgaaaagtccaaccgtgtgtacgcggcattagacgggTAGAAAGGACCTAAAGGAAGTGGCTTCATTCAACCCCGGGTCATGGGTTGCCCTGAGTGAATGTATTCACCTCATTTCTCTCTGTAAAATACACCTGTCCCAATCTTCCCCGCACGGATCCTGTGGGATATGTTCCAGGgttattccacatgtttgctgtgtcctccacttggcttctcacaaactgcaaacaggacttcttatgactttctttcaccaatgtctttcttcttgtcactcttctataaagggcagatttgtggagaacacgactaatgccgcatacacatgatcagaaattcggccagcaaaacaccgatgagagcttttggtcggaaaatgcgaccgtgtgtatgctccatcggacttttgctggccgaattcaagcagcaaaagattgagagcatgttttcaatttttcggttggtaaaagttcctatccgaaaatgcgattgtctgtagcaatttCAACGCGCAAAATTACTACGCATGCtttgaaacaatttgacgcatgctcggaagcattgaacctcattttctcgtctcgtcgtgatgttgtacgtcaccgcgttcttgacagtcgaaagttcagagaacttttgtgtgaccatgtgtatgcaaggcaagcttgagcggaatcccgtcagaaaagccatcatatctttttgcgaccaaaatcccgatcgtgtgtaagcggcataatagttgtcctgtggacagattctcccacctgagctgtggatctctgcagctcctccagagttaccatggacctcttggctcttctctgataaatgctctccttgcccggccggtcagtttaggtggacggccatgtcttggtaggtttgcagttgtgccatactctttccattgtctgatgatggattgaacagagctccgtgagatgttcaaagcttgggagatctttttataacctaaccctgctttatacttctccacaactttatccctgacctgtctggtgtgttccttggccttcgtgatgctgtttgtttactaaggttctctaacaaacctctgagggcctcagaacagctgtatttatactgagattacattacacacaggtggactctgttgaCTATTTAGgggaattctgaaggcaattggttccactagattttaattaggggtatcagagtaaaggagggctgaatacaaatgccccccacacttttcacatatttacacaTCACACATAATtttatttccttccacttcacaattatgtgccccttggtgttggtctattacattaaATCCTcaaaaaatacatttccatttttggttgtaacatgacaaaatgtgcaaaatttcaaggggtatgaatactttttcaaggcactttaaatctttattttctgtaaattgttttttttttttcaaagagtaaAAGGAAATTTGCCCATAAGCAAAACAAGAAGTCACCAATGATGATTGATGGACATGAAAGAAGTCTTCAGTATTTATGTGGCTCTTGTTTATCTTATATTGGTAACAGAATACAATTTAGCCTTAAGGAAATATCTGAACAATTATAATTGGAATTTATGGCTGCTGCTGTCCGAGGTCGAGAGGCGTTATCTGTCCCCCAGGGACATTTCTGTACTGATGAGGAGAAAACACGATCCTCCTCCGATCCCCGGAGATTTCCCTGCGAGTCGTCCCGACCTGACTGAGGATAAAGACAGGTGAGATCCTTCCCTTTCTCAGGAAAAATCTGCCCGTCTATTGCCAGCTTTACTCTCTTCCCACCTGTTATTTACCCCGAGATCCACAAGACACCCATAGCCAGGTGTACAGACATTACACACTGTTCATACCCAGGTACATAGGTGTCCCACGCTGCTCACAGCCATATGTACAGATATTTCATTCTACCCAACACAGGTACATAAATAGAACATACTGTCCACAGCCAGATGTACATGTTCCAAGACATCCAGAGAAAactgaaccagtcacatcagtctctgtaccagaggagcttacactctaatccccccatcacacactattattattatacatttatatagctctgacatataccagagTGCTGTAAAGAAGTCCCTGAGCCAGtcactgtaccagaggagcttacactctaatgtcccctcccccacagtcacatcagtctctgtacagaggagcttacactctaatgtcccctccccccacagtcacatcagtctctgtacagaggagcttatacTGTCTTATTATCAACTATCTTTGATTTTATGTTTCTCTTGTGTCTCATATGATGTCATgaatctcatgtgatgtcatgtgtatcAGATAATGTCAATTGTTACTTTGGGGGAGAGTAAAGCTACTTGCACATTGCTTCCTTTCAAAAACTCAAGGAAAAAAACACatgtttttgctgcttttttctATCGCTTTGGCCTGTGAAAAAAAAGACATGTGACTCAAAAGCTGCACCAAAAACACAACCGCAGGTAcattttttgccacgtttttgatgTGGTTTGCATTCAATTCAAAGAGGAAGTGCGTttttagcgtgttttttttttttttttttttgccgcaccaAACATGCACCAGAAATGCAGTAAGCAGAATTTTACAAAAATAATCAGTTTGAAGAGTTCCAAAAGATTTCATAGTCATTCGATTTTCCCCTTTAAGAAaaatggatcagtgtgaaagcagcctgaccaaaactggagagtagagaatctggtgcagctctgcatagaaaccaatcagcttccaggattttttttggcaaagcttaattgaagaagctgaagtgagaagctgattggctcccatgcacagctgcatcagattttgcactctccagttttagtaaatctccccctttgtgttgTAGAAATGACTTTGAGGATAGTCATCTTTTGCCCCCTTGCTGTTTGTGGTGAGTGGTGACATCCCAGCAAAGTGACGATGGACGCCCCATGCTCAGTCACACCGGATCCACATTTCATTCATTCTCTGTAATGATCGCTTCTGGAACAATTCTCAGTCCAGGGAGCAATGGGCGGGGTGATCCTTCTGGGCGGGGTGATCCCTCTGGGTGGGGTGATCCTTCTGGGTGGGGTGATCCTTCTGGGTGGGGTGATATCTCTGGGTGGGATGATCCCTCTGGGTGGGGTGATCCTTCGGGGTTGGGTGAcccctccctcctgactggctccaCCCTCAGCAGACCTCCTATATATGAAGAGGTAGAAGTGCAGCTGATCACAAGTTTGTCTGATAAGGAAGCAGAATGGCAGATAATGTGAGtatgagcaccgatggaagctgcaaATGGGTTGtgtgggcagtggttggtatagtgaTGTGGGAAGTGGTGTGCATGATGTGGTTGGTATAGGGCAGATGGATGTGAGTAGTGGTGCTGGTGAGGGTTTAGGGTTGTTGGGTATATTGGTGTTGGGTGAAGGTCAAGATTTTGGTTCTTGTCCTTCCAGTTATTTATATTTAGGGTGTGATGAATGTATTTTGATATCCTGGCACAGAGCTGAGTCTGCCTTCCTGGGTATTCTTAGTATACGGTATATATACTGGGATGGCTCAGACACTCCCCTCCTCCACATTTGCCCTTAGTGACCCATCATTGCCATGTCTTTGCCTCCTTATCATTAATGTATGAATAATTATATTAACTATTTGCTGTGCAGTTTTATAAATCTAATGGTCCTATTCTGAGATGTGACATGTCCAGTCCCTCTGGGTTACTCCATTGTGGCAGATCATTACCTCTTTCCATACAGGATGGAAGCCGGGAGTTAGAGCAGGACTTGTGCCCATCAGTAATTGGCACCGTCTGGCTGTCTGTAGATAGGAATATAACTTATATAAAGGTTTGGGCAGCCGGCATACATGACATGAACATTATAAGAGAAAATGTATATATTGTCAAGTCATTGAACTCATTAGAAGACATTTGTGATCTGCTGGGGATGTCtgagctccctcccctcccccacacaaaggaTCTGACAAAGTGCTGCGACCCATGAAAATCCCAAACTTATCCTGAGTACAGTAACTGGGAGACATCTCTTCTGTCtatatacagggtgtaataatgTAATAATCATCTCCCTTCTCCCTATTATACAAGGTGTAATAATTCTCTTTTCTCCCATACAGCTGGTTGTCTTGAATAACTTCAGCCTCAAACCCGGCCAGTGTGTGGAGGTGGAGGGCTTCATTCCAAAGGACTGTAAAAGGTAGGTGAAGATGCTAACCTTGGCTACTTCTTATATAATGTCTGCTCTCTGTATAATACAATTTACCAAAAGTACAACTTACAGAAGTAGAagtgtgctctgtgtacaatacatcctactgacccctctcTGGGAATTTGGGGTGTGTGGTCCCTCAAATAATACCTGACATCAGATTGTTTTGCTCAGAGCAAGTTTAGCTCCAACATTTTTGCTTCTGCATTGTGACAAAATGTCATTCTGGATAAAACTTGTCGGATGACGTTATCAGCCATCATCTGAAATGTGAGAACTGACATACATTCTGTCTATCTTTAATCCTGGACCCCACTAACCTGTATAGCTGGaggcactgtggagaaattcatcctcaAAACTTACGGTAGAAAGCACTTCATCACTAACACATACTTGGAGGTCCAAACACCCCTGAAATGGCAACAGGGAGTTAAATGGCACAAAGTGGTGGTGACTCCTCAGTTCAGCTCCTTCATCTCCCACCAATGACTGAGCAGCTCAGCTCAACTTCCTTCAGCTCCCCCCTTGTATTAATGTCTCCTTAGCCCAGTTACACCTTCTCCTTCCTACAGCAGAGACTTTGGAAGTCTTGGCTCACTTTGCTCTTTCTCCAAGCAGCAGCCCATCTCTCCAATCTCCCTTTCCCAGAAGTTGCTCGGGTCACTCTGCTCCCTTTCCCAGTTGCTcgggtcactctgctccctcatcagtgactcagcagctcagatctCCTTCTCCCTCTCACTAGTAGGATAGGAGAGCTGAgaccagacttgaatgacttcACTGTTTCTTGTGAACTTTCAGGAAGAATTGTTCCACAGTGGCTGCAACTACAAATCACAAAAGCGttcgcaccgacctagtgcattaccataaaTCAATTTTATTAGGTAAATAAGTGGCATATTAATACTCAAACATCATACATGGGCATATCTAAAAAGCTGATCAGACCACCTCCAGATCCACCATAACCCCCAGATGGGAAGACCTCATAGTGTACAGGAAGGGCTGACGTGTTTTGAGGTTCAAGCTTTGTTCTCAGAGCAAAATACATGTGTAACAGAATACCATTTTAAATACTAAAATGTGCTATTGACAAAAATTGGGGTCCCCCTGGTGCAGGGTAACACACGTTACatgagcactttaaaaaaaattccccaaaCACGATGCACAAGCAGAGGGTTAAATGTAGGTAGTAAAATCCTGAacccttttggtctaatgagaacctccagagtcagggacagctgacacccttctatgtagagtgggttacaaggcatgatgTGTGTAATGAATTggggtggagactgcaagccaggccttctccaacatcagtgcctgacctcataaatgctcttctggaagaatggtcaaacattcccatagacactcctaaaccttgtggacagccttcccagaagagttgaagctgttatagctgcaaagggtgggccaactcaatattgaaccctatgggctaagactgggatgtcattaaagttcctgtgtgtgtaaaggcaggtgtcataatacttttggtaatagtgtctGTATAGTCATGAGAATTTTTTGTAAAATTGGATAGATAATAAATATACATGTGATAGAAAATATTCAATGGCAAAAGATCAAAATATAGTCAAATAATTGGTCTATAATTTGCATTCTGTAAATACACAAAGCTATTGTGAACAAGGCTACATGATAGGAGTGTGAAGATATACATACAGTGACTTTCTCCATATAGAGAAGTGGAGGGGTTCCTCATGTGCAGCCCATTGGGGGGGCACCTGTATAATACCACCATGGCCCATGGGGAGCTCATAGGTCAATCCTTAACCATATGTGCTCTCAATAAGTGAGCATTCTTTTGTATTCATAGTTTGCTTAAAGATACTTTTATAGTCCTGAGGGCAACAAGACTGTCGTGCAAGTTTAGCCAAGAGgacaactttatttttattttttctcttaagCACCACACCTGAGTGCAGGAGGTTACTGTTTCGATGCACTAAGGCCAGTGGCGGAACTATTGGGGTCACTGCAgttgcacttgcaactgggccctgacattctgctgctgtgggggggccccaagacccggcatctccctggctgtccatttagaatgcagtggggggaggtgagaGGAGACGATCGGTAGCTCTTTGTTGCCTgtgggcggcgggatctccctggggcttgtagttctcttcctgagtctatacagtgaagaggggaggggcctctgacccgagcatctagtagtttcactcttcagtgtacaagtgaatcGGCTCTGTACACTGTTACTGATACATGCCTGggtcagaggtccctcccctctccactgtaaacGCTGGGGAAGAGAACTACTACTAGAACTACTAGCCTCAGGGAGATCCCACCGCCTGTGGACATAGAgctcccacctcccacctcccctgccaggtacatggggaacccCTCGAAAGGGGGGGTGGCTGTCTGGGGACAgttatgtaaagggggggctctctgaggacatgAATGTAAGGGGGATCCAGATCATATCTATGTTACCTCTAGTGACTGACTCCAGTACGATATCCAACAAGGTCAGCTGAGCAGAATAATTGCTGTTTCTGTCTTTCTAGGTTTTCCATAAACTTGGGAACAGATCAAGAGAATTTAGTTATACACTTTGACCCTCGATTTGACTACCTTGGAGACAATCGCATCATTGTCTTGAACTCGGTGAAGGACGATGTCTTAGGAGCGGAGCAGAGGGAAACGGTCTTCCCATTCCAGGACGGGTCGGACACCTTGGTATGTCTATGCTGGGAGGGGCAGGACTAATGTTGATGGGGCAAAGTGGCATCACTGTTCATATTGGACACCTATTATATCTCCAAATGATGCAGTAGGCAGCGATGGTTTAAGTCCAGGTCATGTAGGCTGTTATGGTGGTTGCCCCTTCAGCTCATTTCATGAATGAT
This portion of the Aquarana catesbeiana isolate 2022-GZ linkage group LG07, ASM4218655v1, whole genome shotgun sequence genome encodes:
- the LOC141102356 gene encoding galectin-1-like; amino-acid sequence: MADNLVVLNNFSLKPGQCVEVEGFIPKDCKRFSINLGTDQENLVIHFDPRFDYLGDNRIIVLNSVKDDVLGAEQRETVFPFQDGSDTLVCFQFEEDKIIIILPAGNHFSFPVRFPIEEISYLSMKNLQPKSITLK